From Pongo pygmaeus isolate AG05252 chromosome 1, NHGRI_mPonPyg2-v2.0_pri, whole genome shotgun sequence, one genomic window encodes:
- the KLHDC9 gene encoding kelch domain-containing protein 9 isoform X1 gives MAVAVPPGRAAGSGWAWRPVARDALLARAFHSCTELRGRFYLVGGLLAGRAREPSSDTVVFDPARGQAVRLGARGSPPRSHHDAAPVGGRWLCVVGGWDGSRRLATVTALDTERGVWEAWTATPGDCPPAGLSSHTCTRISDRELQVAGREGGIHTQRRYGSIYTLRLDPSARTYCYKQEGCHIASRSGHCAALLQTPGPHPGHQLLLFGGCNLAEPEVAGHWSHGKIKEEPPVAPHLMEQLARLVNSGQGSQKGPHGLRHHSCSVVGPFAVLFGGETLTRARDTICNDLYIYDTRTSPPLWFHFPCADRGMKRVGHRTCLWNDQLYLVGGFGEDGRTASPQVCILDFI, from the exons ATGGCGGTGGCCGTGCCCCCGGGTCGGGCCGCAGGTTCAGGCTGGGCCTGGAGGCCAGTGGCGCGGGACGCGCTTTTGGCTAGGGCTTTCCATTCATGCACCGAACTGCGGGGACGGTTCTATCTCGTAGGTGGTCTCCTAGCAGGAAGAGCGAGAGAGCCCAGCAGCGATACGGTGGTTTTCGACCCGGCTAGGGGCCAGGCCGTACGATTGGGAGCCCGGGGCAGCCCTCCGCGCAGTCACCACGACGCGGCACCCGTGGGCGGGCGTTGGCTTTGCGTGGTGGGCGGCTGGGACGGGTCTCGCCGCTTGGCCACAGTGACCGCACTGGACACAGAGCGCGGTGTGTGGGAGGCGTGGACAGCGACCCCTGGTGACTGCCCCCCCGCCGGCCTCAGTAGTCACACCTGCACCCGCATCTCTGACCGAGAGCTGCAGGTGGCTGGCCGGGAGGGCGGTATCCACACTCAGCGACGCTATGGAAGCATCTACACATTAAGGCTGGACCCCAGCGCCCGCACCTATTG CTACAAGCAAGAAGGCTGCCACATAGCCTCACGCTCAGGTCACTGTGCGGCCCTGCTCCAAACTCCTGGACCCCATCCAGGTCATCAGCTATTGCTCTTTGGAGGTTGCAACTTAGCTGAACCAGAAGTAGCTGGGCATTGGAGTCATGGGAAAATTAAG GAGGAACCACCTGTTGCTCCTCATTTGATGGAACAGCTTGCAAGGCTTGTGAACAGTGGGCAGGGGTCCCAGAAGGGGCCCCATGGACTACGGCATCACTCATGTTCTGTGGTCGGGCCCTTTGCTGTGCTGTTTGGTGGAGAAACTCTGACCAGAGCTAGAGACACCATCTGCAATGATCTCTACATCTATGATACCC GCACATCTCCTCCTCTGTGGTTCCACTTCCCCTGTGCAGATCGCGGGATGAAACGCGTGGGCCATCGCACCTGCCTTTGGAATGATCAGCTTTACCTGGTTGGGGGTTTTGGTGAGGATGGCAGGACAGCCAGTCCACAGGTTTGCATCCTGGACTTTATCTAA
- the KLHDC9 gene encoding kelch domain-containing protein 9 isoform X3, whose protein sequence is MEQLARLVNSGQGSQKGPHGLRHHSCSVVGPFAVLFGGETLTRARDTICNDLYIYDTRTSPPLWFHFPCADRGMKRVGHRTCLWNDQLYLVGGFGEDGRTASPQVCILDFI, encoded by the exons ATGGAACAGCTTGCAAGGCTTGTGAACAGTGGGCAGGGGTCCCAGAAGGGGCCCCATGGACTACGGCATCACTCATGTTCTGTGGTCGGGCCCTTTGCTGTGCTGTTTGGTGGAGAAACTCTGACCAGAGCTAGAGACACCATCTGCAATGATCTCTACATCTATGATACCC GCACATCTCCTCCTCTGTGGTTCCACTTCCCCTGTGCAGATCGCGGGATGAAACGCGTGGGCCATCGCACCTGCCTTTGGAATGATCAGCTTTACCTGGTTGGGGGTTTTGGTGAGGATGGCAGGACAGCCAGTCCACAGGTTTGCATCCTGGACTTTATCTAA
- the KLHDC9 gene encoding kelch domain-containing protein 9 isoform X2: MAVAVPPGRAAGSGWAWRPVARDALLARAFHSCTELRGRFYLVGGLLAGRAREPSSDTVVFDPARGQAVRLGARGSPPRSHHDAAPVGGRWLCVVGGWDGSRRLATVTALDTERGVWEAWTATPGDCPPAGLSSHTCTRISDRELQVAGREGGIHTQRRYGSIYTLRLDPSARTYCYKQEGCHIASRSGHCAALLQTPGPHPGHQLLLFGGCNLAEPEVAGHWSHGKIKSFLSPQGGTTCCSSFDGTACKACEQWAGVPEGAPWTTASLMFCGRALCCAVWWRNSDQS; the protein is encoded by the exons ATGGCGGTGGCCGTGCCCCCGGGTCGGGCCGCAGGTTCAGGCTGGGCCTGGAGGCCAGTGGCGCGGGACGCGCTTTTGGCTAGGGCTTTCCATTCATGCACCGAACTGCGGGGACGGTTCTATCTCGTAGGTGGTCTCCTAGCAGGAAGAGCGAGAGAGCCCAGCAGCGATACGGTGGTTTTCGACCCGGCTAGGGGCCAGGCCGTACGATTGGGAGCCCGGGGCAGCCCTCCGCGCAGTCACCACGACGCGGCACCCGTGGGCGGGCGTTGGCTTTGCGTGGTGGGCGGCTGGGACGGGTCTCGCCGCTTGGCCACAGTGACCGCACTGGACACAGAGCGCGGTGTGTGGGAGGCGTGGACAGCGACCCCTGGTGACTGCCCCCCCGCCGGCCTCAGTAGTCACACCTGCACCCGCATCTCTGACCGAGAGCTGCAGGTGGCTGGCCGGGAGGGCGGTATCCACACTCAGCGACGCTATGGAAGCATCTACACATTAAGGCTGGACCCCAGCGCCCGCACCTATTG CTACAAGCAAGAAGGCTGCCACATAGCCTCACGCTCAGGTCACTGTGCGGCCCTGCTCCAAACTCCTGGACCCCATCCAGGTCATCAGCTATTGCTCTTTGGAGGTTGCAACTTAGCTGAACCAGAAGTAGCTGGGCATTGGAGTCATGGGAAAATTAAG TCCTTTCTTTCTCCCCAAGGAGGAACCACCTGTTGCTCCTCATTTGATGGAACAGCTTGCAAGGCTTGTGAACAGTGGGCAGGGGTCCCAGAAGGGGCCCCATGGACTACGGCATCACTCATGTTCTGTGGTCGGGCCCTTTGCTGTGCTGTTTGGTGGAGAAACTCTGACCAGAGCTAG